One genomic region from Flagellimonas oceani encodes:
- a CDS encoding tRNA-(ms[2]io[6]A)-hydroxylase: MLGLKLPTDPRWVNIVEKNIEEILTDHAYCEQKAASTAISLIIGFPEKSELVKEMTALAREEMGHFNMVHDKILNRGWVLGRERKDEYVIQLMKFFPKGGSRDTHLVHKLLYAALIEARSCERFRLLSEEIDDEELSEFYRNLMVSEANHYTMFLKFARKYGDKKEVDQKWEDLLGYEAQLMRDLGKKETMHG, encoded by the coding sequence ATGCTAGGCCTAAAACTACCAACAGACCCAAGATGGGTGAACATTGTAGAAAAGAACATCGAGGAAATTTTGACCGACCATGCCTATTGTGAACAGAAGGCTGCCAGTACTGCTATTTCATTGATCATAGGTTTCCCGGAAAAATCCGAATTGGTCAAGGAAATGACGGCCCTGGCCCGTGAAGAAATGGGCCATTTTAATATGGTGCACGATAAAATCTTGAACCGTGGCTGGGTTTTGGGCCGCGAACGCAAGGATGAATATGTGATCCAACTCATGAAGTTTTTTCCGAAAGGCGGCAGTAGGGACACACACTTGGTGCACAAACTTTTGTACGCTGCCTTGATAGAGGCGCGAAGCTGCGAACGTTTTAGATTGCTCTCCGAAGAAATAGACGACGAAGAACTGTCCGAATTTTACCGGAATTTAATGGTAAGCGAAGCCAACCACTACACCATGTTCCTAAAATTTGCCCGTAAATATGGTGACAAAAAGGAGGTAGATCAAAAGTGGGAAGACCTTTTGGGATACGAGGCCCAACTTATGAGGGATCTCGGTAAAAAGGAAACCATGCACGGGTAG
- a CDS encoding DNA polymerase III subunit gamma/tau produces MEPFIVSARKYRPQTFKDVVGQSSITNTLLNAIENNHLAQALLFCGPRGVGKTTCARILAKKINQDGTEREDEDFAFNIFELDAASNNSVDDIRSLIDQVRIPPQTGKYKVYIIDEVHMLSQSAFNAFLKTLEEPPKHAIFILATTEKHKIIPTILSRCQIFDFKRITVKDASEYLKYIAQQQGIQAEESALHIIAQKADGAMRDALSIFDRVVSFSGKELTRKAVTENLNVLDYDIYFSATDLILENNIPELLILFNKTLSFGFDGHHFITGLATHFRDLMVCQHPDTLNLLEVGEDVTQQYQDQAKKASKQFLLKAIDMANDCDLQYKSSKNQRLLVELTLMKLASITYDGEKKNSSFIIPASLFKEKKVTQSPSVTEVPKANTPNNAASDTSKTEQTAIPSVQKTELTPDVVIETEPEKELVSEPKEPYQPKKIQIKGSEKRVSGLSLSSIKVKKAHENTKSPNIDVKDLPKDAFEEKEMQQHWDDFVHELERQGRKILASNLQTDVPKLKNDHVIWIELPNGTMKKEIEREQSLMLDYLKQKLNNYSISLYITVNEEVAKKFAFTPEEKYEKLKEKNPNIELLRKEFDLDF; encoded by the coding sequence TTGGAACCGTTCATTGTATCAGCAAGAAAATATAGGCCCCAAACATTCAAGGATGTTGTGGGACAGTCTTCCATTACCAATACGCTGCTGAACGCCATCGAGAACAACCATTTGGCACAGGCCTTATTGTTCTGCGGACCGAGAGGTGTCGGGAAAACCACCTGCGCGCGTATTTTGGCCAAAAAAATAAACCAAGATGGTACGGAACGGGAGGATGAGGATTTTGCCTTCAATATTTTTGAGCTCGATGCCGCCTCCAACAACTCTGTGGATGATATCCGTAGTTTGATTGACCAAGTACGCATTCCTCCGCAAACCGGAAAGTACAAGGTGTATATCATCGATGAGGTGCACATGCTATCCCAATCGGCGTTCAATGCTTTTTTAAAGACGCTGGAGGAACCGCCCAAGCATGCCATTTTTATTTTGGCAACCACGGAAAAACATAAAATTATTCCAACTATCCTATCCAGATGTCAAATTTTTGATTTTAAAAGAATTACGGTAAAGGATGCCTCGGAATACTTGAAGTACATAGCCCAGCAGCAAGGCATTCAAGCTGAAGAAAGTGCATTGCACATCATAGCCCAAAAGGCAGATGGCGCCATGCGGGACGCTCTGTCCATTTTTGATAGGGTAGTAAGCTTCTCAGGAAAAGAATTGACCAGAAAGGCCGTAACGGAAAACCTCAACGTTCTAGATTACGATATTTATTTCTCGGCGACCGATTTGATTCTTGAAAACAACATTCCCGAACTTTTGATCTTGTTCAACAAAACCTTATCATTTGGTTTTGACGGCCACCATTTTATCACCGGCCTTGCCACACATTTCAGGGATCTTATGGTATGTCAGCATCCCGATACCTTAAACTTGCTAGAGGTCGGGGAAGATGTGACCCAACAATACCAAGATCAAGCCAAAAAGGCTTCAAAACAGTTCTTGTTGAAGGCCATTGATATGGCCAACGATTGCGACCTGCAATACAAGAGCAGTAAAAATCAACGGCTGCTCGTAGAGCTCACCCTTATGAAATTGGCGTCCATCACTTATGATGGAGAAAAAAAAAACTCTAGTTTCATAATACCGGCCTCACTCTTCAAAGAAAAGAAAGTGACCCAGTCGCCGTCGGTTACCGAAGTTCCAAAAGCCAACACCCCCAACAATGCAGCTTCAGATACATCGAAGACAGAGCAGACTGCAATTCCATCGGTCCAAAAAACAGAACTCACCCCAGATGTTGTTATTGAAACGGAACCTGAAAAAGAATTGGTAAGTGAGCCTAAAGAACCCTATCAACCCAAAAAAATACAAATAAAGGGATCGGAGAAAAGAGTATCCGGTCTTTCGCTATCCAGTATCAAGGTCAAAAAGGCGCACGAGAATACCAAATCCCCGAACATAGACGTAAAAGACCTTCCCAAAGATGCATTTGAGGAAAAGGAAATGCAGCAACATTGGGACGATTTTGTGCACGAACTGGAAAGACAGGGAAGAAAAATATTGGCGAGCAATCTTCAAACCGATGTGCCCAAACTTAAGAACGATCATGTAATTTGGATTGAGTTGCCGAACGGCACCATGAAAAAGGAAATTGAGCGAGAGCAAAGTTTAATGCTTGACTACCTTAAACAGAAACTGAACAATTATTCCATTTCACTTTACATTACGGTAAATGAGGAGGTCGCCAAAAAGTTTGCCTTTACTCCGGAGGAAAAGTACGAGAAACTGAAAGAAAAGAACCCGAACATCGAACTCTTGCGCAAGGAGTTTGACCTTGATTTTTAA
- a CDS encoding RsmD family RNA methyltransferase has translation MRIISGKYKGKRLTAPKKLPVRPTTDMAKEALFNILNNRFYFDELKVLDLFSGTGNISYEFASRGAENVTAVDAFQGCVRYISKTAQELEFTINTIKSDVFKFLEGTPAKFDLVFADPPYDFSTDQFLKIADLVFEKELLLEDGVLIIEHSDQTNLSEHPRFSEQRKYGGSIFSFFEAE, from the coding sequence ATGCGGATCATTTCAGGAAAATATAAAGGAAAGCGACTGACCGCTCCCAAAAAATTGCCTGTTCGTCCAACGACCGATATGGCAAAAGAGGCCCTGTTCAACATTTTGAACAACCGTTTCTATTTTGATGAACTTAAGGTTTTGGACCTATTTTCCGGCACCGGCAACATAAGCTACGAATTTGCATCACGAGGCGCTGAAAACGTTACCGCCGTTGATGCTTTCCAAGGATGCGTCCGGTACATCTCCAAAACAGCGCAGGAACTGGAGTTTACCATCAACACCATAAAGTCTGATGTTTTTAAGTTTTTGGAAGGCACACCGGCAAAGTTTGACCTTGTTTTTGCCGACCCTCCATACGATTTTAGCACCGACCAGTTTTTAAAAATTGCCGACTTGGTTTTCGAAAAAGAACTTTTATTGGAAGATGGTGTGCTGATCATTGAGCATTCGGACCAAACCAATCTTTCCGAACACCCCCGATTTTCGGAGCAACGGAAATATGGTGGAAGTATTTTTAGCTTTTTTGAAGCTGAATAA
- a CDS encoding DUF3822 family protein gives MSIQVGLNGLSFCVIDTITHKILAFEKLIFKTQLTPYLMLKELKEKLGDQSGIGKDFSEVMVIHKNNMFSLVPKPLFNREELPNYLKFNAKIMANDLIAHDEIPNQDIINVYIPYTNINNYIFDLFGEFEFKHSGTVLLNTLLNQNRTTSEPICYVQVSDREMEMMVMSEKKLLFYNQFEYKSKEDFLYYLLFSLEQLVMDLEKIHLKLFGAIEEGDPIYELCYQYVKNISVFVPSNPSFTLEQMENESIDFSILSAL, from the coding sequence TTGTCCATTCAAGTTGGCTTGAATGGACTTTCTTTTTGTGTGATAGATACCATTACCCACAAAATCCTAGCCTTTGAAAAACTAATTTTCAAAACACAGCTCACCCCCTACCTGATGCTCAAAGAGTTAAAGGAAAAGCTGGGAGATCAAAGTGGAATTGGCAAGGACTTTTCCGAAGTAATGGTCATTCACAAGAACAATATGTTCAGTTTGGTGCCCAAGCCACTTTTTAACAGGGAAGAGCTACCCAACTACCTTAAGTTCAACGCCAAGATCATGGCGAACGACCTTATCGCCCACGATGAGATCCCTAATCAGGATATCATCAACGTTTATATTCCGTACACCAACATCAACAACTATATTTTTGACCTTTTTGGTGAGTTCGAGTTCAAGCACAGCGGAACCGTTCTCTTAAACACATTATTAAACCAGAACCGGACTACATCGGAACCCATATGCTATGTACAGGTATCCGATAGGGAAATGGAAATGATGGTAATGTCAGAAAAGAAATTACTCTTTTATAATCAGTTTGAATACAAGAGCAAAGAAGATTTTCTTTACTATTTGTTGTTCAGCTTGGAGCAATTGGTCATGGATCTGGAAAAAATCCACCTCAAGCTGTTTGGCGCCATTGAGGAGGGCGATCCTATTTATGAGCTCTGCTACCAGTATGTAAAAAACATTTCCGTTTTTGTTCCAAGCAACCCCTCCTTTACTTTGGAGCAAATGGAGAACGAAAGCATAGACTTTTCCATTTTAAGCGCACTTTAA
- a CDS encoding ATP-dependent DNA helicase: MKDFNAPGFLKILTEKFPHTPTLKQGLALNKLSNFVLEGKKDEVFLLKGFAGTGKTTLVATLVSSLWKVKMSAVLMAPTGRAAKVMSVYSGNKAFTIHKKIYFPKKQSGGGIQFVLAPNKHRNTVFIVDEASMIPDTPADSKLFENGSLLDDLMFYVHSGHNCKLILIGDTAQLPPVKLELSPALDEGRLSLNYDKEVECLELDEVMRQADDSGILHNATNLREQLQSEFFEDFKFDLGNYKDIVRLIDGNEIQEAIDSSYSQNGKEQTAIIVRSNKRANLYNQNIRERILFLDNEISVGDYMMVVKNNYFWLKPNSEAGFIANGDIIEVLELFAIKELYGFKFAEVKVKMVDYPNQKPFETVLLLDTITAETPSLSYDDGNRLYQEVMKDYAHEKSKYRKFLGVKNNKFFNALQVKFSYAITCHKSQGGQWDTVFVEQPYLPNGVDKDYLRWLYTAVTRAERQLYLIGFKDDFFLD, from the coding sequence ATGAAGGATTTTAACGCACCAGGATTTTTAAAGATTTTAACCGAAAAGTTTCCCCATACACCCACCTTGAAACAGGGCTTGGCACTTAATAAGCTGTCTAACTTTGTTTTAGAGGGCAAGAAGGACGAAGTGTTCTTGTTAAAAGGGTTTGCCGGAACCGGGAAAACGACCTTGGTGGCCACTTTGGTGAGCAGCCTCTGGAAAGTGAAAATGAGCGCTGTTTTAATGGCCCCAACGGGCAGGGCGGCAAAAGTTATGTCCGTTTATTCCGGAAACAAGGCATTTACCATCCATAAAAAAATCTATTTTCCAAAGAAGCAATCCGGTGGGGGCATTCAATTTGTTTTGGCCCCGAACAAGCATAGAAATACCGTTTTTATAGTGGACGAGGCATCCATGATTCCGGATACGCCCGCAGATTCCAAATTGTTCGAGAACGGTTCCTTGTTGGACGATTTAATGTTCTATGTACACTCCGGCCATAACTGTAAGTTGATATTGATCGGGGACACGGCACAGTTGCCCCCTGTAAAATTGGAATTGAGCCCAGCTCTTGATGAAGGGCGCCTATCCTTAAACTATGATAAGGAAGTGGAATGTTTGGAACTGGACGAGGTGATGCGGCAAGCGGATGATTCGGGAATCCTGCACAATGCAACAAATCTTCGGGAACAATTGCAATCGGAGTTTTTTGAAGACTTCAAATTTGATCTTGGCAATTATAAGGACATTGTTCGCTTGATAGATGGCAACGAAATACAAGAGGCCATAGATTCATCATACAGCCAAAATGGAAAAGAACAAACGGCCATTATAGTGCGATCTAATAAAAGGGCCAACCTCTACAATCAAAATATAAGGGAGCGAATACTTTTTTTGGACAATGAGATTTCCGTAGGCGACTATATGATGGTCGTGAAGAACAATTACTTCTGGCTAAAGCCCAATTCCGAAGCGGGTTTTATTGCGAATGGTGATATTATAGAGGTGCTGGAGCTTTTTGCCATTAAGGAACTTTATGGTTTTAAATTTGCCGAGGTAAAGGTGAAAATGGTGGATTACCCCAACCAAAAACCTTTTGAAACAGTGCTTTTGTTGGATACCATTACGGCGGAGACCCCTTCGCTTTCCTATGATGATGGAAACAGATTGTACCAAGAAGTAATGAAGGATTATGCCCACGAGAAATCCAAATACAGGAAATTCTTGGGCGTAAAGAACAATAAGTTCTTTAACGCTCTACAGGTTAAATTTTCCTACGCCATCACCTGCCATAAATCCCAAGGGGGCCAGTGGGACACCGTTTTTGTGGAGCAACCTTATTTGCCCAACGGTGTGGACAAAGATTACCTGAGATGGCTATATACCGCTGTGACAAGGGCAGAGCGACAACTCTATTTGATAGGTTTTAAGGATGATTTTTTTCTTGACTAG
- a CDS encoding DUF4126 domain-containing protein, which yields MNIEPDTILSLFLGIGLAASAGFRVFLPLFALSFAAYMGVWELNESWQWIGSLTALITLGIATIVEIFAYFIPWVDNALDSIAIPLAGIAGTAAVVSTAANMDPVVTWSLAIIAGGGTATAIKGANATGRLASTGATGGLANPLVSTVETGAAVAVSTASILVPPIAAILVIIILLIIFRIYRKIRPKSK from the coding sequence ATGAATATTGAACCAGATACCATATTAAGTTTGTTCCTCGGAATCGGATTGGCCGCCTCCGCAGGTTTTCGAGTTTTCCTGCCCCTTTTTGCCCTCAGCTTTGCCGCCTATATGGGGGTTTGGGAATTGAACGAAAGCTGGCAATGGATAGGGAGCCTTACCGCCCTCATTACGTTGGGCATAGCTACGATTGTGGAGATTTTCGCCTACTTTATCCCATGGGTGGACAATGCCTTGGACAGCATAGCCATTCCGTTGGCAGGAATAGCGGGTACGGCAGCAGTTGTGTCCACAGCAGCAAACATGGACCCTGTGGTCACTTGGTCTTTGGCCATAATTGCCGGGGGAGGAACGGCAACGGCCATTAAGGGAGCCAATGCTACCGGTAGATTGGCATCTACGGGGGCAACGGGAGGTCTTGCCAATCCGTTGGTATCGACCGTGGAAACCGGTGCGGCCGTAGCGGTGAGCACGGCATCCATATTGGTGCCGCCCATTGCAGCCATTCTGGTTATCATCATTTTGCTGATCATATTCAGGATTTACCGAAAAATAAGACCAAAATCAAAATAG
- the kdsB gene encoding 3-deoxy-manno-octulosonate cytidylyltransferase: MIPARYQASRFPAKLMQDLGGKPVIVRTYEAAVKTGLFNEVYVVTDSPVIADVIKDIGGEVIMSKKTHESGSDRIAEAVEDMDVDIVINVQGDEPFIDAESLEKIIKVFKNDTEKEIDLGSLMTPITDWEEIANPNTVKVIVDNQDFALYFSRSPIPYPRDEKVDAKYYKHKGVYVFRKRALMDFQKLPMLPLEAKEKIEAIRFLEYGKKIKMVETHVTGIEIDTPEDLERARKVWK, from the coding sequence ATGATTCCCGCCCGTTACCAAGCCTCACGGTTCCCTGCCAAACTGATGCAGGACCTTGGCGGGAAGCCCGTAATCGTCAGGACTTACGAAGCGGCAGTAAAAACAGGCCTTTTTAATGAGGTATATGTGGTTACCGATAGCCCGGTGATTGCCGATGTAATTAAAGACATTGGCGGCGAAGTGATCATGAGCAAAAAGACGCATGAAAGTGGAAGCGATAGAATTGCCGAAGCCGTAGAGGATATGGATGTTGATATTGTGATCAATGTCCAGGGAGATGAGCCTTTTATCGATGCCGAAAGCTTGGAAAAAATTATCAAGGTCTTTAAAAATGACACTGAGAAAGAGATTGACCTGGGCTCATTAATGACGCCGATTACCGATTGGGAAGAGATAGCAAACCCCAATACCGTAAAAGTAATCGTGGACAATCAGGATTTTGCCCTGTATTTCTCTAGGTCACCCATTCCTTATCCAAGGGACGAGAAGGTAGATGCGAAATATTATAAACACAAAGGAGTTTATGTGTTCAGAAAAAGGGCGTTGATGGATTTTCAGAAACTGCCCATGTTGCCCTTGGAAGCGAAGGAAAAAATTGAGGCCATCCGATTTTTGGAATACGGGAAAAAAATAAAAATGGTCGAAACCCATGTCACCGGTATCGAAATTGATACACCGGAGGACTTAGAACGTGCAAGAAAAGTATGGAAGTAG
- a CDS encoding HAD family hydrolase, with amino-acid sequence MEVDFSNIKTIGFDADDTLWVNETYFRDTEEKFAELLEGYETKNKIDQELFKMEMANLDIYGYGIKGFMLSMIESALDLSNNKVPQETIAQILELGKNMISHPVELLDGVEEVLSKLMGKYRLIVLTKGDLLDQERKLEKSGLSQYFHHVEVLSDKKESNYRNLLEHLKIDVNEFLMIGNSLKSDVLPILNIGAQAVHVPFHTTWAHEMVSEDEMQNNHLKLNGLKDVLKYLDN; translated from the coding sequence ATGGAAGTAGATTTTTCCAACATAAAAACCATTGGCTTCGATGCAGATGACACCCTTTGGGTGAACGAGACCTATTTTAGGGATACCGAGGAAAAGTTCGCAGAGCTATTGGAAGGTTACGAGACCAAGAACAAGATAGACCAAGAGCTCTTTAAAATGGAAATGGCCAATCTGGACATTTATGGGTATGGCATAAAGGGTTTTATGCTTTCCATGATAGAATCTGCCTTGGACCTATCCAACAACAAGGTGCCCCAGGAAACCATCGCCCAAATATTGGAACTGGGCAAAAATATGATTTCACACCCGGTGGAATTGCTCGATGGCGTAGAGGAAGTGCTTTCCAAGTTGATGGGCAAGTATAGATTGATCGTGCTCACCAAAGGAGATCTTTTAGATCAGGAACGGAAACTGGAAAAGTCGGGACTGTCCCAATATTTCCATCACGTGGAAGTATTGAGTGATAAAAAAGAAAGCAATTACAGGAATTTGCTGGAACATTTAAAAATAGATGTCAACGAATTTTTGATGATAGGAAACTCCTTAAAGTCGGATGTATTGCCTATCTTGAATATTGGTGCGCAAGCGGTGCATGTACCGTTTCATACCACATGGGCCCATGAGATGGTGTCGGAAGACGAAATGCAGAACAACCACCTTAAATTGAACGGCCTAAAAGATGTTTTGAAGTATTTGGACAACTAA
- a CDS encoding iron-containing alcohol dehydrogenase family protein, which yields MKTDNNLKKQETASNHKTAYKNFPMVPRVIFGSGCFSQLGDILLPQRKSSEAPFIFLVDDFFENADFMAKVPLLFNDEIIFISAEEEPKTAQVDALVAQIREKYRELPSGIIGIGGGTLLDLAKAVSILLNNKGLAKDYQGWDLVNKPALYHVGIPTISGTGAEVSRTTVLLGPEKKLGINSDFTPFDQVLLDPDFSKTVPKDQWFYTGMDCFIHCVESLTGTYLNAFSQSYGEKAMELCKEVFLEDLPAEESRDKLMMASWHGGMSIAYSQVGVAHAMSYGLSYLLGIKHGIGNCLVFQHLEEFYPEGVSLFNSMMDKHGIVLPKGICADLTQNDFDVMVNISLGLEPLWENALGKDWKSIMTPERLQAIYQKI from the coding sequence ATGAAGACAGATAATAATTTGAAGAAACAAGAAACAGCATCAAACCATAAAACTGCTTATAAAAACTTTCCCATGGTGCCCAGGGTGATATTTGGGTCGGGATGTTTTTCGCAGCTGGGAGATATTTTATTGCCCCAACGTAAAAGTTCGGAGGCCCCCTTTATTTTTTTGGTGGACGATTTTTTCGAAAACGCCGATTTTATGGCCAAAGTGCCACTACTGTTCAACGATGAAATCATTTTCATTTCTGCGGAAGAGGAACCCAAAACTGCCCAAGTGGATGCTTTGGTGGCACAGATCAGGGAAAAGTATAGGGAACTTCCTTCTGGCATTATTGGAATTGGAGGCGGCACCTTGCTCGATTTGGCGAAGGCCGTTTCCATTTTGTTGAACAATAAAGGACTGGCAAAGGACTACCAAGGATGGGATTTGGTGAACAAACCTGCACTTTATCATGTGGGCATACCCACCATAAGCGGTACAGGGGCCGAAGTTTCTAGGACTACAGTGCTGCTAGGTCCAGAAAAAAAGTTGGGCATCAATTCAGATTTCACACCTTTTGATCAAGTGCTTTTAGATCCCGATTTCAGTAAAACCGTTCCTAAAGACCAATGGTTTTATACAGGGATGGATTGTTTTATTCACTGTGTGGAATCGTTAACGGGAACCTATTTGAATGCATTCAGTCAGAGTTATGGCGAGAAGGCCATGGAACTCTGCAAGGAAGTATTTTTGGAAGATTTACCCGCAGAGGAATCCCGCGACAAATTAATGATGGCCTCTTGGCACGGGGGAATGAGCATCGCCTATTCCCAAGTCGGGGTGGCACATGCCATGAGTTACGGCCTATCCTATCTTTTAGGAATCAAGCATGGCATAGGAAACTGTTTGGTGTTTCAACATCTGGAGGAATTTTACCCGGAAGGCGTTTCACTATTCAATAGCATGATGGACAAACACGGTATCGTGTTGCCCAAAGGCATCTGCGCCGACCTAACCCAAAACGATTTTGACGTTATGGTCAATATCTCACTTGGATTGGAGCCGCTTTGGGAGAATGCTTTGGGAAAGGACTGGAAAAGTATCATGACACCCGAACGTCTTCAGGCCATATATCAGAAAATATAA
- a CDS encoding 1-acyl-sn-glycerol-3-phosphate acyltransferase: MQSLSKFIYYKILGWKLIGSFPNLDKCVIIVVPHTHWLDFFLGLLIRKVINEEINYIGKKSLFEPPFGWFFKWTGGAPVDRSKTSNTVENIVGIFNSRKIFRLALAPEGTRKKVEQLRTGFYHIAKKAQVPIVMVAFDFGKKEIKIAEPFCPTDSMESDLKKIYGFYIGVKGKIPEYSFNP, from the coding sequence ATGCAGTCGCTGTCCAAATTTATCTACTACAAAATATTGGGATGGAAGCTCATCGGCAGCTTTCCCAATTTGGACAAATGTGTCATAATTGTAGTGCCCCATACGCATTGGCTCGACTTTTTTTTAGGTCTTTTGATTCGAAAGGTCATCAACGAGGAAATCAATTATATTGGAAAAAAGAGTCTCTTTGAACCTCCATTTGGCTGGTTTTTTAAATGGACCGGAGGCGCTCCCGTAGATCGTTCCAAAACTTCCAATACGGTCGAAAATATTGTTGGGATTTTCAATTCCAGAAAAATATTCCGATTGGCATTGGCCCCGGAAGGTACCCGGAAAAAGGTAGAGCAGCTTCGCACTGGGTTTTACCATATCGCCAAAAAGGCCCAAGTGCCCATTGTGATGGTCGCTTTTGATTTTGGCAAAAAGGAAATCAAGATAGCGGAACCTTTTTGTCCCACGGATAGTATGGAAAGCGACCTTAAAAAAATATATGGTTTTTATATCGGTGTAAAAGGAAAAATACCCGAATACAGTTTTAATCCGTAG
- a CDS encoding YebC/PmpR family DNA-binding transcriptional regulator produces the protein MGRAFEFRKARKMKRWAAMSKAFTRIGKDIVMAVKEGGPDPDANSKLRAVIQNAKAVNMPKDNIERAIKRASDKNQGDYKEVLFEGYAPHGIAILIETATDNNTRTVANIRSYFNKCNGSLGTSGSVEFMFDHTCSFTINAEGLDPEELELELIDFGAEEVFVDEDGIHIYAPFENFGAIQKELESREIEIISSGFDRIPQVTKELNEEEVADVEKLLEKIEEDDDVQNVFHSMKE, from the coding sequence ATGGGAAGAGCGTTCGAATTTAGAAAAGCACGAAAAATGAAGCGTTGGGCGGCAATGTCCAAGGCATTTACACGAATTGGAAAGGACATTGTAATGGCCGTTAAGGAAGGAGGCCCCGACCCTGACGCCAATTCCAAGCTACGTGCCGTAATTCAGAACGCCAAGGCGGTGAACATGCCCAAGGATAATATTGAGCGGGCCATTAAAAGGGCATCGGACAAAAACCAAGGGGATTACAAAGAAGTACTTTTTGAAGGTTATGCACCGCACGGCATCGCTATTTTGATTGAGACCGCTACCGACAATAACACAAGAACGGTGGCCAACATCCGTAGTTATTTTAATAAATGTAACGGTAGTTTGGGGACCTCCGGTTCCGTAGAGTTTATGTTCGACCATACCTGTAGCTTCACCATTAATGCTGAAGGATTGGACCCTGAGGAACTGGAATTGGAACTTATCGATTTTGGTGCTGAAGAAGTGTTTGTTGATGAAGATGGCATTCATATTTATGCGCCTTTTGAAAACTTTGGGGCCATTCAAAAAGAACTTGAGTCCAGGGAAATTGAAATTATTTCTTCAGGCTTTGACCGGATTCCACAGGTAACCAAAGAATTGAACGAGGAAGAAGTGGCCGATGTGGAGAAACTGCTGGAAAAAATAGAGGAAGATGATGATGTACAGAACGTTTTTCACAGCATGAAAGAGTAA
- a CDS encoding 4a-hydroxytetrahydrobiopterin dehydratase gives MKKMNTTEIEKALKTLSGWSLKDDMIVKSFTFEDFTEAFSKMTHIAFECEKQNHHPNWENVYNSLTIKLNTHDADGVTQKDIDLATSIEKIIGEA, from the coding sequence ATGAAGAAGATGAACACCACTGAAATTGAAAAAGCCCTTAAGACTTTATCTGGCTGGTCCCTAAAGGATGATATGATCGTAAAGTCATTTACCTTTGAGGATTTTACGGAGGCATTTTCCAAAATGACACATATTGCCTTTGAATGTGAAAAGCAAAACCATCATCCCAATTGGGAAAATGTCTATAATAGCCTCACCATAAAATTGAACACGCACGATGCCGACGGGGTTACCCAAAAGGACATTGACCTTGCCACTTCCATCGAAAAAATTATTGGGGAAGCTTAA